A portion of the Stigmatopora argus isolate UIUO_Sarg chromosome 15, RoL_Sarg_1.0, whole genome shotgun sequence genome contains these proteins:
- the slc66a3 gene encoding solute carrier family 66 member 3, with amino-acid sequence MESDTLLYVANFSTLLVCMVLKFPQIFVLLRAKTTTGVSLPSLALELVGYIVFVTYQMYYEYPPPTYLEYPILIAQDVVLLLLIFYYDGRLQHSLAYSVVFVVGWRLLTVQKWILDFAMSLCTFISGASKFAQLQCLWRSKDAGHVSALTWALATYTCATRIYTTVVTTGDVQVLVRFIVMTLLNLWVLLSVLYYRRRRGSIKED; translated from the exons ATGGAATCTGACACTTTGTTATACGTCGCCAATTTTTCGACGTTGCTGGTATGCATGGTGTTAAAGTTCCCGCAGATCTTTGTCCTCTTGCGAGCTAAAACCACGACTGGAGTCAGCCTCCCAAGTCTTGCTCTTGAACTTGTCGG GTACATTGTGTTTGTGACATACCAGATGTATTATGAATACCCACCTCCAACTTACTTGGAATATCCAATTCTCATTGCTCAAG ATGTCGTTCTCCTGCTCTTGATTTTTTACTACGATGGCCGACTGCAGCACAGCCTGGCGTACAGTGTTGT CTTTGTCGTGGGTTGGCGGCTGTTGACAGTGCAAAAATGGATCCTTGATTTtgcaatg agCCTTTGCACGTTCATTAGCGGTGCCAGTAAGTTTGCCCAACTGCAATGCCTTTGGAGGTCCAAGGATGCCGGACACGTCAGTGCCCTCACTTGGGCGTTGGCCACCTACACGTGTGCAA CGCGCATTTATACCACCGTGGTGACCACTGGAGACGTGCAAG TTCTGGTGCGCTTCATTGTCATGACCTTGCTGAACCTGTGGGTGCTTCTCAGCGTGCTCTATTACAGAAGACGACGTGGCTCCATTAAAGAAGACTga
- the cimip5 gene encoding ciliary microtubule inner protein 5, whose product MASRCNIGKEHPGFEVRLQNKRVDRSTLVSMETKTRGSTSSDLIRWTSAPKLAIILSLRRLPGGAKATGPITKQPYSATSQPKAGNATAAPTTRDAVKKDQAWKEMVWSERRAVQDWDRNWSFLQNYDALGELKSDEPERDNSLHLLGCSPNTTNQTFGSRLSTPLGRELIRLDKLLLCSMNYSKCKQDPELMS is encoded by the exons ATGGCATCAAGATGCAACATCGGTAAAGAACATCCGGGTTTTGAAGttagacttcaaaataaaag GGTGGATCGTTCCACTTTGGTTTCCATGGAAACAAAAACACGCGGAAGTACTAGTAGTGATTTGATCCGCTGGACATCTGCGCCCAAACTTGCAATAATATTAAGTCTACGCAG ACTACCGGGAGGAGCGAAAGCCACCGGGCCGATAACAAAGCAACCATATTCGGCTAcaagtcagccgaaggctgggAACGCCACTGCGGCACCCACGACGCGAGACGCCGTCAAAAAAGACCAAGCGTGGAAAGAAATGGTGTGGAGCGAAAGGAGAGCAGTGCAGGATTG GGACAGGAATTGGAGTTTCCTGCAGAATTATGATGCGCTG GGAGAGCTGAAGTCAGATGAGCCTGAACGTGACAATTCATTGCACTTGTTAGGTTGTTCCCCAAACACCACAAACCAAACATTTGGAAGCCGATTATCTACGCCACTGGGACGTGAACTAATTAGACTTGACAAGCTTTTACTTTGCTCGATGAACTATAGCAAATGCAAACAGGATCCAGAGCTGATGTCATAG